One genomic window of Fusarium verticillioides 7600 chromosome 2, whole genome shotgun sequence includes the following:
- a CDS encoding mitochondrial chaperone BCS1, which produces MIGPFAFLQTISHAQSMETLNTTGEATGLPSAPPSQFAILDFLFPGFSTFSSIVHAYLGIDLNLYIPLLLVISGIMFAWNYITEYSWSIIGQHLMSAVRIRTDDEIYNIVMAWVANQRFAQGSRRFMVNTNINSRSWFLFRWDDEDNEEEESGSTKKPLQYTPSVGSHFFWYKGHILLFERHENRERSGFLTSSEREELSISCFGRNPRIIKELLVDAREQYLKKDERKTIIYRGSLGQNGGDPTWQRCMSRASRPISTVILNEKVKQDVIADVTDYLDPNTRRWYSNRGIPYRRGYLLYGPPGTGKSSLSLALAGFFRMRIYMVSLSSTMASEENLATLFAELPRRCVVLLEDIDTAGLTHTREDTKGENTAEAVVPVTTAPAKPGLPPTTAPALPGRLSLSGLLNILDGVASQEGRVLIMTTNHLEKLDKALIRPGRVDMIVEFGRADVDMSASIFRAIYAPYEGEGASGKDVEILEPEEAQRQAALAEKTRQETMERVNALADKFAAKMPELEFSPAEIQGLLLKHKRNPEAAIDAVDEWVVETRKEKKQKEIEDAEKRRKEEQEARKAEAKKKRKEERAKAKKAKAKAKRKSNGESSGSDSSDSDTESETENRTNEKKDEKKDDKDTEKSEDKPMEVEEKKKLEVPDEDVSKSKGTSDSGYDTPNTAS; this is translated from the coding sequence ATGATAGGACCATTTGCGTTCCTGCAGACCATCTCCCACGCCCAAAGTATGGAGACCCTCAACACAACTGGCGAGGCCACTGGTCTCCCAAGTGCGCCTCCTTCACAGTTTGCCATCTTGGACTTTCTATTCCCTGGCTTTTCCACCTTTTCAAGTATCGTCCATGCTTATCTCGGTATCGACCTTAACCTCTAcatccccctcctcctggTTATCTCCGGTATCATGTTTGCCTGGAACTATATCACTGAGTATTCATGGAGCATCATTGGTCAGCATCTCATGTCTGCCGTACGCATTCGCACCGACGATGAGATCTACAACATAGTGATGGCCTGGGTGGCAAACCAACGATTTGCCCAAGGTTCTCGACGTTTCATGGTCAACACAAACATCAACTCTAGGAGTTGGTTCTTGTTTCGATGGGATGACGAAGAcaacgaagaggaagaatctGGCTCAACTAAGAAGCCTCTTCAGTATACCCCTTCGGTCGGTTCTCACTTCTTCTGGTACAAGGGccatatccttctcttcgAGCGCCATGAGAACCGTGAGCGCTCTGGGTTCCTGACCTCGAGCGAGCGAGAGGAACTGTCCATCTCTTGCTTCGGTCGCAACCCCCGTATCATTAAGGAGCTCCTTGTCGACGCTCGTGAACAGTATCTGAAAAAGGACGAGAGGAAGACCATCATTTACCGTGGTTCGCTTGGTCAAAATGGCGGCGATCCAACATGGCAACGATGCATGAGTCGAGCTAGTCGCCCCATTTCCACGGTTATCCTCAACGAAAAGGTCAAGCAAGACGTGATTGCGGACGTCACCGACTATCTTGACCCCAACACCCGCCGCTGGTACTCCAACCGCGGTATCCCTTACCGCCGTGGGTACCTTCTTTACGGCCCCCCTGGAACCGGAAAGAGTTCGCTTAGTCTGGCCTTGGCTGGTTTCTTTCGCATGCGAATCTACATGGTCAGCTTGAGCTCTACCATGGCTAGTGAAGAGAACCTCGCAACGCTTTTTGCCGAGCTCCCTCGCCGTTGTGTGGTACTTCTGGAGGATATTGACACTGCTGGTCTCACTCATACTCGTGAGGATACAAAGGGTGAAAACACAGCAGAAGCTGTTGTGCCTGTCACCACCGCACCCGCCAAGCCTGGTCTCCCCCCTACTACAGCACCTGCGCTCCCGGGTCGACTTTCACTATCGGGActcctcaatatccttgatggTGTCGCCTCTCAAGAAGGACGCGTCCTTATCATGACTACCaaccatcttgagaagcttgacaaggctcTTATCCGTCCCGGCCGTGTCGATATGATTGTTGAATTCGGTCGTGCCGACGTTGATATGAGTGCCTCCATCTTCCGTGCCATCTACGCCCCTTATGAGGGAGAGGGTGCGTCTGGAAAGGACGTGGAAATCCTGGAACCCGAGGAGGCTCAGAGGCAGGCTGCGTTGGCTGAAAAGACCCGCCAGGAGACCATGGAGCGAGTTAATGCTCTTGCCGATAAGTTCGCTGCCAAGATGCCCGAGCTCGAATTCAGCCCTGCCGAAATCCAAggattgcttctcaagcaCAAGCGTAACCCCGAGGCCGCCATCGACGCTGTGGATGAGTGGGTGGTTGAAACTcgcaaggagaagaagcaaaaggaaaTCGAGGATGCGGAGAAGCGACGcaaggaggagcaggaggctcGCAAGGcggaagccaagaagaagcgcaaggagGAACGAgcaaaggcgaagaaggccaaggctaaAGCCAAGCGAAAGAGTAACGGCGAGAGCTCTGGTTCCGACTCTTCTGATTCTGATACCGAATCCGAGACTGAAAACCGcaccaacgagaagaaggatgaaaagaAGGACGACAAGGACACGGAGAAATCTGAAGACAAGCCTatggaggttgaggaaaagaagaaactggAGGTTCCAGACGAGGATGTAAGCAAGTCCAAGGGAACTTCTGATTCTGGATATGACACCCCCAACACTGCTTCGTAA
- a CDS encoding protein transporter sec-13: MSAQVITNSGHEDMIHDAVLDYYGRKLATCSGDKTIKIFEIEGETQRLIETLKGHEGAVWCVAWAHPKYGNILASAGYDGKVFIWKEQGGQNNAWQRIYDFNLHKASVNVVSWSPHEAGCLLACASSDGNVSVLEFKDNSIDHTIFPAHGLGVNSVSWAPATTPGSIVSSAPGPGATGNRRFVSGGSDNVLKIWAFDAASQTYKQEREPLTGHTDWVRDVAWSPTVLQKSYIASASQDKTVRIWTSDPSNPTQWESKVLNFEAAVWRVSWSLSGNVLAVSGQDNKVSLWKENLRGEWECVKTIEE; this comes from the exons ATG TCGGCGCAAGTTATCACCAACTCTGGTCATGAGGACATGATT CATGATGCTGTCCTCGATTACTACGGGCGCAAGCTAGCTACCTGCTCTGGCGACAAGAcgatcaagatctttgagattgagggCGAAACCCAGCGATTGATCGAGACTCTCAAGGG GCATGAGGGTGCCGTCTGGTGTGTCGCTTGGGCGCATCCCAAGTACGGTAACATCCTCGCATCGGCTGGTTACGATGGCAAGGTATTCATCTGGAAAGAGCAGGGCGGACAGAACAACGCATGGCAGCGAATTTACGATTTCAATCTACACAAGGCCTCGGTCAACGTCGTTTCGTGGTCTCCTCATGAGGCTGGCTGTCTACTAGCATGCGCCTCCTCCGACGGCAACGTGAGCGTTCTCGAGTTCAAGGATAACAGCATCGACCACACCATCTTCCCCGCCCACGGTCTCGGCGTCAACTCTGTCTCCTGGGCTCCCGCTACTACCCCTGGAAGCATCGTCAGCAGCGCGCCTGGTCCTGGCGCAACCGGCAACCGACGATTCGTTTCTGGTGGCAGCGATAAcgtcctcaagatctgggcTTTTGATGCTGCTTCTCAGACATACAAGCAAGAGCGTGAGCCCCTAACTGGACACACCGACTGGGTTCGCGATGTTGCCTGGTCCCCTACTGTCCTTCAAAAGTCCTACATCGCTTCTGCTTCGCAGGACAAGACGGTCCGCATCTGGACATCCGACCCCTCAAACCCCACCCAGTGGGAGTCCAAGGTTCTCAACTTTGAGGCGGCTGTGTGGCGAGTTAGCTGGTCGCTCAGCGGCAATGTTCTGGCGGTAAGCGGACAGGACAACAAGGTGTCGTTGTGGAAGGAGAATCTCCGAGGCGAGTGGGAGTGCGTCAAGACGATTGAGGAATAG
- a CDS encoding delta24-sterol reductase, whose translation MSLIASPQEQNKPPPDSEPGPQSPTMERHKQAVTTIASAVRGFFERREPYRIFHGSTNSTRPQQIGKPVVDISALRNVLQVDRATRTALVEPNVPMDKLVESTLKHGLVPPVVMEFPGITAGGGFAGTAGESSSFKHGFFNDTVNWAEMVLGNGEVVRASRQENADLFRGAAGAVGSLGMTTLLELQLQEAKKFVKTTYHRTSSVAEAVARVRAEAENPSNDYVDGILFSKDHGVVVTGTLTDDKPADIKPQTFSGAWDPWYYLHVQDRTRNVPSAGPTVSAESASSSPVDYIPLAEYFFRYDRGGFWVGAAAFTYFKGVPFTKFFRWFLDDFLHTRMLYRALHGSGESARFIVQDLGLPYKTAETFVDYTAENFNIWPLWLCPLKQTPPPTFHPHTGETTTAADGTVTTPPSLNIGLWGWGPSDPDEFVAKNRALEDKLVELGGLKWLYAHTYYNEEEFWKLYDRQWYDALRKKYHAETLPTVHDKVKVDVEARKEERQKWKRSLKSKPPLGGLYGIWKGIQSKDYMLHRHAEWKFKEEK comes from the coding sequence ATGTCGCTGATCGCTTCACCTCAAGAGCAAAACAAGCCACCTCCAGACTCAGAACCCGGGCCCCAGTCCCCGACAATGGAGCGCCACAAGCAGGCTGTGACAACCATCGCATCTGCCGTCCGCGGCTTCTTCGAGCGTCGTGAGCCATACCGCATCTTTCACGGTAGCACGAACAGCACGCGGCCTCAGCAGATAGGCAAACCCGTCGTCGATATCAGCGCCCTTCGAAATGTCCTCCAGGTCGATCGTGCGACTCGCACTGCTCTCGTCGAGCCCAATGTTCCAATGGACAAGCTAGTTGAGTCGACGCTGAAGCATGGCCTTGTGCCGCCTGTGGTTATGGAGTTTCCTGGTATCACGGCTGGAGGAGGGTTTGCAGGCACAGCTGGCGAGAGCTCCTCGTTCAAGCACGGATTCTTCAACGATACCGTTAATTGGGCTGAGATGGTTCTTGGAAATGGCGAGGTTGTTCGAGCGTCGCGGCAGGAGAACGCTGACTTGTTCCgtggtgctgctggagctgtcggTTCTTTGGGCATGACTacgcttcttgagcttcaactGCAAGAAGCTAAGAAGTTCGTCAAGACGACCTACCATCGTACGAGCAGTGTTGCCGAAGCTGTTGCCCGAGTCCGTGCCGAGGCCGAGAACCCTTCTAATGACTATGTCGAcggcatcctcttctccaaggacCACGGTGTCGTTGTTACTGGTACCCTGACTGATGACAAGCCTGCCGATATCAAGCCCCAGACCTTCAGTGGTGCTTGGGATCCCTGGTATTATCTCCATGTCCAAGATCGCACTCGCAACGTTCCCTCCGCTGGCCCTACTGTCTCCGCCGAATCtgcctcatcctctcctgtTGATTACATCCCTCTTGCCGAGTACTTCTTCCGCTATGACCGCGGTGGTTTCTGGGTTGGTGCCGCTGCTTTCACTTACTTCAAGGGTGTTCCTTTCACAAAGTTCTTCCGCTGGTTCCTCGATGATTTCCTTCACACTCGTATGCTGTACCGCGCTCTTCACGGCAGCGGCGAGTCTGCTCGTTTCATCGTCCAAGATCTGGGTCTGCCTTATAAGACTGCTGAGACCTTTGTCGATTACACTGCTGAGAACTTCAACATCTGGCCCCTCTGGCTCTGCCCTTTGAAGCAGACACCTCCTCCGACTTTCCATCCCCACACTGGCGAGACCACGACGGCTGCTGACGGAACTGTGACCACTCCACCGTCACTGAACATTGGCCTCTGGGGCTGGGGACCTTCTGACCCAGATGAGTTTGTTGCCAAGAACCGCGCTCTCGAAGAtaagcttgttgagcttggaggtcTGAAGTGGCTCTATGCTCACACATATTACAACGAAGAAGAATTCTGGAAGCTCTACGACCGACAATGGTATGATGCTCTGCGAAAGAAGTACCACGCTGAGACACTTCCTACTGTGcacgacaaggtcaaggttgatgttgaagcaCGAAAGGAAGAACGACAGAAATGGAAGCGTTCTCTCAAGAGTAAGCCCCCACTGGGTGGCCTCTATGGTATTTGGAAGGGCATTCAGAGCAAGGACTACATGCTGCACCGACACGCAGAATGGAAgttcaaggaggagaagtaG
- a CDS encoding hydroxymethylglutaryl-CoA synthase (At least one base has a quality score < 10), whose translation MQLFGDNTNIEGVDTINACYGGTNAVFNAINWVESSAWDGRDAIVVAGDIALYAKGNARPTGGAGAVALLIGPNAPIVAEPGLRGTYMQHAYDFYKPDLTSEYPYVDGHYSVNCYTKALDAAYRAYCKREAKQATNGTNGASNGDDSTKTSLDRFDYLAFHSPTCKLVQKSYARLLYHDYLANADSPAFAEVAPELRDMDYEKSLTDKVVEKTFMALTKKRFQERVNPSIQVATNCGNMYCGSVWGGLASLISIVDNKALEGKRIGLFSYGSGLAASFLSFRINGSVEKISSVLSIPARLEARRGVPPETYDEMCNLRKQAHLQKDYTPKGDASTIAPGTYYLTKVDDMFKREYAIKE comes from the exons ATGCAGCTTTTCggcgacaacaccaacatcgaggGTGTCGACACTATCAACGCTTGCTACGGTGGTACCAACGCTGTTTTCAACGCCATTAACTGGGTTGAGTCTTCTGCTTGGGACGGTCGCGATGCTATCGTTGTTGCCGGTGATATTGCTCTCTACGCCAAGGGTAATGCTCGTCCCAccggtggtgctggtgccgTCGCCCTCCTGATCGGCCCCAACGCCCCTATTGTTGCCGAGCCCGGTCTGCGTGGCACCTACATGCAGCACGCCTACGATTTCTACAAGCCCGACCTTACCAGCGAGTACCCCTATGTTGATGGCCACTACTCCGTCAACTGCTACACCAAGGCCCTCGATGCCGCTTACCGTGCTTACTGCAAGCGTGAGGCCAAGCAGGCCACCAACGGCACCAACGGTGCTTCCAACGGTGACGActctaccaagaccagcctcGACCGTTTCGACTACCTTGCTTTCCACTCCCCTACTTGCAAGCTTGTCCAGAAGTCCTACGCTCGTCTCCTCTACCACGACTACCTCGCCAATGCCGACTCTCCTGCTTTCGCCGAGGTCGCTCCTGAGCTCCGTGACATGGACTACGAGAAGTCTTTGACcgacaaggttgttgagaagacctTCATGGCCCTCACCAAGAAGCGTTTCCAGGAGCGTGTCAACCCCTCCATCCAGGTCGCCACCAACTGCGGTAACATGTACTGTGGCAGTGTCTGGGGTGGTCTTGCCAGCTTGATCAGCATTGTCGACaacaaggctcttgagggCAAGCGAATTGGTCTCTTCAGCTACGGatctggtcttgctgccagTTTCCTATCTTTCCGCATCAACGgcagcgttgagaagatctCCAGCGTCCTCAGCATCCCTGCCCGTCTTGAGGCCCGACGCGGTGTTCCCCCTGAGACCTACGACGAG ATGTGTAACCTCCGAAAGCAGGCCCATCTCCAGAAGGACTACACTCCCAAGGGTGACGCCTCTACCATCGCCCCTGGTACTTACTATCTTACCAAGGTCGACGACATGTTCAAGCGCGAGTACGCTATCAAGGAGTAA
- a CDS encoding hydroxymethylglutaryl-CoA synthase (At least one base has a quality score < 10), whose product MSFCDDREDIYSFALTATSKLLKNYNIDPNSIGYLEVGTETLLDKSKSVKSVLMQLFGDNTNIEGVDTINACYGGTNAVFNAINWVESSAWDGRDAIVVAGDIALYAKGNARPTGGAGAVALLIGPNAPIVAEPGLRGTYMQHAYDFYKPDLTSEYPYVDGHYSVNCYTKALDAAYRAYCKREAKQATNGTNGASNGDDSTKTSLDRFDYLAFHSPTCKLVQKSYARLLYHDYLANADSPAFAEVAPELRDMDYEKSLTDKVVEKTFMALTKKRFQERVNPSIQVATNCGNMYCGSVWGGLASLISIVDNKALEGKRIGLFSYGSGLAASFLSFRINGSVEKISSVLSIPARLEARRGVPPETYDEMCNLRKQAHLQKDYTPKGDASTIAPGTYYLTKVDDMFKREYAIKE is encoded by the exons atgagcttctgCGACGACCGTGAGG ACATCTACTCTTTCGCCCTTACTGCTACctccaagctcctcaagaactACAACATCGACCCCAACTCGATTGGTTACCTCGAGGTCGGTACCGAgactcttctcgacaagtccaagtccGTCAAGAGTGTTCTTATGCAGCTTTTCggcgacaacaccaacatcgaggGTGTCGACACTATCAACGCTTGCTACGGTGGTACCAACGCTGTTTTCAACGCCATTAACTGGGTTGAGTCTTCTGCTTGGGACGGTCGCGATGCTATCGTTGTTGCCGGTGATATTGCTCTCTACGCCAAGGGTAATGCTCGTCCCAccggtggtgctggtgccgTCGCCCTCCTGATCGGCCCCAACGCCCCTATTGTTGCCGAGCCCGGTCTGCGTGGCACCTACATGCAGCACGCCTACGATTTCTACAAGCCCGACCTTACCAGCGAGTACCCCTATGTTGATGGCCACTACTCCGTCAACTGCTACACCAAGGCCCTCGATGCCGCTTACCGTGCTTACTGCAAGCGTGAGGCCAAGCAGGCCACCAACGGCACCAACGGTGCTTCCAACGGTGACGActctaccaagaccagcctcGACCGTTTCGACTACCTTGCTTTCCACTCCCCTACTTGCAAGCTTGTCCAGAAGTCCTACGCTCGTCTCCTCTACCACGACTACCTCGCCAATGCCGACTCTCCTGCTTTCGCCGAGGTCGCTCCTGAGCTCCGTGACATGGACTACGAGAAGTCTTTGACcgacaaggttgttgagaagacctTCATGGCCCTCACCAAGAAGCGTTTCCAGGAGCGTGTCAACCCCTCCATCCAGGTCGCCACCAACTGCGGTAACATGTACTGTGGCAGTGTCTGGGGTGGTCTTGCCAGCTTGATCAGCATTGTCGACaacaaggctcttgagggCAAGCGAATTGGTCTCTTCAGCTACGGatctggtcttgctgccagTTTCCTATCTTTCCGCATCAACGgcagcgttgagaagatctCCAGCGTCCTCAGCATCCCTGCCCGTCTTGAGGCCCGACGCGGTGTTCCCCCTGAGACCTACGACGAG ATGTGTAACCTCCGAAAGCAGGCCCATCTCCAGAAGGACTACACTCCCAAGGGTGACGCCTCTACCATCGCCCCTGGTACTTACTATCTTACCAAGGTCGACGACATGTTCAAGCGCGAGTACGCTATCAAGGAGTAA
- a CDS encoding hydroxymethylglutaryl-CoA synthase (At least one base has a quality score < 10), translating to MSRPQNIGIKAIELYVPSQYVDQVELEKFDGVSAGKYTIGLGQTKMSFCDDREDIYSFALTATSKLLKNYNIDPNSIGYLEVGTETLLDKSKSVKSVLMQLFGDNTNIEGVDTINACYGGTNAVFNAINWVESSAWDGRDAIVVAGDIALYAKGNARPTGGAGAVALLIGPNAPIVAEPGLRGTYMQHAYDFYKPDLTSEYPYVDGHYSVNCYTKALDAAYRAYCKREAKQATNGTNGASNGDDSTKTSLDRFDYLAFHSPTCKLVQKSYARLLYHDYLANADSPAFAEVAPELRDMDYEKSLTDKVVEKTFMALTKKRFQERVNPSIQVATNCGNMYCGSVWGGLASLISIVDNKALEGKRIGLFSYGSGLAASFLSFRINGSVEKISSVLSIPARLEARRGVPPETYDEMCNLRKQAHLQKDYTPKGDASTIAPGTYYLTKVDDMFKREYAIKE from the exons atgtctcgTCCTCAGAACAttggcatcaaggccattgagcttTATGTCCCTAGCCAG TATGTCGATCAggttgagctcgagaagTTCGATGGCGTTAGCGCCGGAAAGTACaccattggccttggccagaccaagatgagcttctgCGACGACCGTGAGG ACATCTACTCTTTCGCCCTTACTGCTACctccaagctcctcaagaactACAACATCGACCCCAACTCGATTGGTTACCTCGAGGTCGGTACCGAgactcttctcgacaagtccaagtccGTCAAGAGTGTTCTTATGCAGCTTTTCggcgacaacaccaacatcgaggGTGTCGACACTATCAACGCTTGCTACGGTGGTACCAACGCTGTTTTCAACGCCATTAACTGGGTTGAGTCTTCTGCTTGGGACGGTCGCGATGCTATCGTTGTTGCCGGTGATATTGCTCTCTACGCCAAGGGTAATGCTCGTCCCAccggtggtgctggtgccgTCGCCCTCCTGATCGGCCCCAACGCCCCTATTGTTGCCGAGCCCGGTCTGCGTGGCACCTACATGCAGCACGCCTACGATTTCTACAAGCCCGACCTTACCAGCGAGTACCCCTATGTTGATGGCCACTACTCCGTCAACTGCTACACCAAGGCCCTCGATGCCGCTTACCGTGCTTACTGCAAGCGTGAGGCCAAGCAGGCCACCAACGGCACCAACGGTGCTTCCAACGGTGACGActctaccaagaccagcctcGACCGTTTCGACTACCTTGCTTTCCACTCCCCTACTTGCAAGCTTGTCCAGAAGTCCTACGCTCGTCTCCTCTACCACGACTACCTCGCCAATGCCGACTCTCCTGCTTTCGCCGAGGTCGCTCCTGAGCTCCGTGACATGGACTACGAGAAGTCTTTGACcgacaaggttgttgagaagacctTCATGGCCCTCACCAAGAAGCGTTTCCAGGAGCGTGTCAACCCCTCCATCCAGGTCGCCACCAACTGCGGTAACATGTACTGTGGCAGTGTCTGGGGTGGTCTTGCCAGCTTGATCAGCATTGTCGACaacaaggctcttgagggCAAGCGAATTGGTCTCTTCAGCTACGGatctggtcttgctgccagTTTCCTATCTTTCCGCATCAACGgcagcgttgagaagatctCCAGCGTCCTCAGCATCCCTGCCCGTCTTGAGGCCCGACGCGGTGTTCCCCCTGAGACCTACGACGAG ATGTGTAACCTCCGAAAGCAGGCCCATCTCCAGAAGGACTACACTCCCAAGGGTGACGCCTCTACCATCGCCCCTGGTACTTACTATCTTACCAAGGTCGACGACATGTTCAAGCGCGAGTACGCTATCAAGGAGTAA